Within the Bacillus sp. E(2018) genome, the region AGCTTTTGCGATTAATTCTTCTTTTCCTACAACTACCCCTGCTGTCACGTCGCTATGACCATTTAAATACTTCGTCGCACTATGAACAACAAGATCAACACCTTTTGTGTATGGCTGAAGAACATAAGGTGTAGCGAATGTATTATCAATTATCGTCGTAAGATTATGTTCTTTTGCAAGAGCAACAAGTCCCTCTAGATCCTCTACACGCAATAAAGGATTTGTTATGGATTCTGAATATATAAGTTTTGTGTTAGTTTTAATGTTTCTTTTAACCTCATTTAGGTCCTTGAATGAAACGAATGTGGTTTCAATTCCAAAGTCTTTTAGGTCATCAGAAAGAAGCTGATAGGTGCCGCCATACAGATCATCACATGCTAGAATATGATCGCCAACTTGTGCGACCGCTAAGATACCAACTAAAATAGCTGACATACCCGATGATGTCACAACACCTGCAGGAGCTTGCTCAAGCTTTGCCACACCAGTCGCAAAATCGTTCTGGTTGGGGTTGTTCATACGTGTATATAAGTAATCGTTCTTTCCTCTAAAATAGTCCTCTAGATCGTCTAGATCGTTAAAAGAAAAAGCTGACGTCTGATAGATCGGATTGATCTTACTCACCGACTTCACACTATTATGACCACTTGCATGTACGCTGGATGTATCAAAATGAACATTCTTCATGATATATGGCCTCCCCATTGTTTTTTATCTTTTAGTTTAGCATAAAATTGATCGGGAATATGGTGCTGGAGTTTTGTTCTATGGAAGTTTGTTCGTATTGTTTATAGTGGAATGATTGTTTGTGGTTTGTTTTGTAAAAGCATTTCGGCATCTGATGGTGAATTTTAAGTATGTGAGTGAGTTTCTACCTTGGATGATGGTAGAAGGAGCTGCTAGAGGTGCTTTTGCTGAAGAATATCGCGAAGGGGGAAGATGGCTGTGGCCATCTTCTTCCTGTTTTGAGGGTTGGGAGAATCGTTTGAAGGGTTTAGCGTGTGTACTACGTATACCATGGTGGGTATCTCCTTGTGCCAATTAAGTCTAAACAAGAAAAATTAAGTCAAAATGAGAGTAAATTAAGTCGAAACGAACCTCCATTAAGTCTAAAATCAAAAATAAAGGCGGTTCGCTAAATCTCGACAAGCGTTTTCTGCCCGAAATAAGCTCTATACCCCCGA harbors:
- a CDS encoding PLP-dependent aspartate aminotransferase family protein; translated protein: MKNVHFDTSSVHASGHNSVKSVSKINPIYQTSAFSFNDLDDLEDYFRGKNDYLYTRMNNPNQNDFATGVAKLEQAPAGVVTSSGMSAILVGILAVAQVGDHILACDDLYGGTYQLLSDDLKDFGIETTFVSFKDLNEVKRNIKTNTKLIYSESITNPLLRVEDLEGLVALAKEHNLTTIIDNTFATPYVLQPYTKGVDLVVHSATKYLNGHSDVTAGVVVGKEELIAKAQAKMIHLGCNLGPFDAWLASRGLKTLSVRMERHISNATELASQLNETDGIKQVYYPKYVSETGNSSIVTIELDEKSNVHTFFKSLDWVHIVPTLAGVETTVSYPLGTSHRSLPAETCEKLGINQNVIRISVGIENIEDIVSVFKEAAKKALLQ